A region of the Streptomyces sp. NBC_00442 genome:
GGTGTGCAGCGCGTCGAAGGCCGGGTTGTCGGAGTGCAGCACGGTGGCGAGTCCGTGCTTGGTGACCAGGAAGTCGACGAAGAGCCCGGCCCAGTGTCCCAGTGCGGCGTACGGGGTCGGACCGACGGCGAGGAGAGCGGGGCCGGCCTCGGCGCAGGCGTCGACCTGGTGCCGATAGACGGCGACGATGAGCTCCGCGCGCGTCGGGAAGTGGCGGTAGATCGTGCCGAGACCGACGCCGGCGCGGGCCGCGATGTCGCGTACGGGCGCCTCCACCCCCGAGGTGACGAAGACCTCGGCGGCCGCGTCCAGCAGGGCTTCCTTGTTGCGCCGGGCGTCCTTCCTCTTGGACTGCGCAGCGGGCTCGGCACCCTGGTCGCTGTCTTTCACCGCACTCCTCCACTCATCTCGGCACCGCCCGCGGTCGAGCCCGTCCGCGCCACCTTCGACGCGACCCGGCGCTTGTGCGGCGTCACCCCTAGCAAAACGGAACCATGTTCCGTATTGTTTCCGGAACGAGGTTCCGCTTCGCTCATGATGTCAGAGCGGGCCCCGTCATCCAAGTGATGCGCAGCCGTGCACAGCCATGCGCTGCCACCACCGCAACGCACCGCCATGGACCGCCATGCACCGTCATGGCGTTCGATCAGTGGGGAGACACACGGTCATGCAGTACCGCGATTTGGGCCGCACCGGCATACAGGTCAGCACCCTCGCCCTCGGCGCGATGAACTTCGGCGGGATCGGACGCACCACCCAGGACGACGTCACCGTCCTCGTCGATGCCGCACTCGACGCCGGGATCAACCTCATCGACACCGCCGACGTCTACAGCGGCGGCGAGTCGGAGGAGATGGTCGGCAGGGCCATCGCCGGACGGCGCGACGACATCGTGCTGGCCACCAAGGCCGGCCTGCCGATGGGGGGCGAACGCAACCGCCGGGGCAGCTCGCGCCGTTGGCTGGTCACCGCTCTCGACGACAGCCTGCGCCGCCTCGGGGTCGACCACGTCGATCTGTACCAGGTCCACCGATGGGACCCCAGCACCAGCGACGAGGAGACGCTTTCGGCCCTCACCGACCTCCAACGCGCGGGAAAGATCCGCCACTTCGGCTCCTCGACCTTCCCCGCCCACCGCATCGTGCAGGCGCAGTGGGCCGCCCGCGAGCACCGCCTGCGCGGCTACGTGACGGAACAGCCCAGCTACTCGATCCTGCAGCGCGGGATCGAGACCCACGTCCTGCCCGTGACCCAGACGTACGGCCTCGGCGTGCTGGCGTGGAGCCCGCTGGCGTCGGGCTGGCTGTCGGGGGCGATCCGTGAGGGCCGCGAGATCACCGGCAACCGCTCGGCGTTCATGCCCGAGCGCTTCGACATCGCCCTGCCCGCCAACCGGGCCAGGCTCACGGCCGTCGAGCAGCTGGCGAAGATCGCCGACGAGGCCGGCCTGACCATGATCCAGCTGGCGCTCGGATTCGTGACCGCGCATCCCGGCGTCACCGCCGCGCTCATCGGTCCCCGCACCCCGGACCATCTGCGCAGCCAGCTCGCCGCCGCGGACACCGTCCTGTCCACGGACGTGCTCGACGCGATCGACGCCGTCGTCGCCCCCGGCACCGACCTGGCCGCCCACGAGAAGAGCGACACCCCGCCCTCGCTCCTCGACCCCGCCCTGCGGCGCCGCTGACCGGTCGGGCAATGCCAGGGGCCCGAGCGCCGAATCGCAACCACCCTCGAAATCCTGGTGTATTCGCGTCAACCCGGGGCCGGATCGTGGTTCGGCCCCGGGGCGCCGTGGACCCGTGCCGGGCCGCGGCCCCACTGACGGTGGCCCTGCTGGCCGTGGCCCTACTGCGGGACGTCCATGTGCAGGCGGATGGTCGTGCCCTGGTCGGGGGTCGAGCGGATCTCCACCAGGTCGCAGAGCTGGTGGGCGAGCCAGAGGCCGCGGCCGCCCATCTGGTCCGCCTTCGGACGGGTGCGGCCTGCCATCACGTCGGAGATGTATCCGGCGTCCCGGAACTCGCAGAGGAACGCCGCATGCTCCGCCCAGGTGCGCAGCGTGCCCTGCCCGCCGCCGTGGCGGATGCTGTTCGTGGCGATCTCGGTGACGGCCACCGCGAGTTTCGGCAAGCGGTCCTCGGGCACCCCCGCGTCGGTGGCGCACTGGGACACCTTCGACCGGATCGCGGACAGGTCGCCGCTCGTGTAGGTCAGTTCCTGGTGCGGGTCGCAGGGCTCGCTGAGGGCGTCGAAGACATACTCGTCGGCGCTCAGGTAGCTCTCGTTGCGTACGGACTGCCCGTCCTGGTGGATCAGCGGGTGGCAGCGGGAGACGGACCGCAGCGCGCTCTGGTCCTCGTCGGCGGCGTCGTAGGGACAGAGCATCGACCAGGCGGAGCTGCGCGCGAAAGCCCGGTTGAGGAG
Encoded here:
- a CDS encoding aldo/keto reductase; its protein translation is MQYRDLGRTGIQVSTLALGAMNFGGIGRTTQDDVTVLVDAALDAGINLIDTADVYSGGESEEMVGRAIAGRRDDIVLATKAGLPMGGERNRRGSSRRWLVTALDDSLRRLGVDHVDLYQVHRWDPSTSDEETLSALTDLQRAGKIRHFGSSTFPAHRIVQAQWAAREHRLRGYVTEQPSYSILQRGIETHVLPVTQTYGLGVLAWSPLASGWLSGAIREGREITGNRSAFMPERFDIALPANRARLTAVEQLAKIADEAGLTMIQLALGFVTAHPGVTAALIGPRTPDHLRSQLAAADTVLSTDVLDAIDAVVAPGTDLAAHEKSDTPPSLLDPALRRR
- a CDS encoding TetR/AcrR family transcriptional regulator; the encoded protein is MKDSDQGAEPAAQSKRKDARRNKEALLDAAAEVFVTSGVEAPVRDIAARAGVGLGTIYRHFPTRAELIVAVYRHQVDACAEAGPALLAVGPTPYAALGHWAGLFVDFLVTKHGLATVLHSDNPAFDALHTYFLDRLVPVCAQLLESAASAGEVRSDVTAYELMRGIGNLCIGAESDPRYDARRLAETLIAGLRVTPVVRSSLRG
- a CDS encoding sensor histidine kinase, which encodes MSGPLPSKPSVPPKAADAPEPGFRHELYPYRGDDQFLSGTQGFIREALEAGEAVVVAVPSEKASLLREEFPDESAVTFVDTSTAGASPGRLVAAWTAWMSERGEGGRPVRGIGETAWRQARSAAHLSELRYHEWLLNRAFARSSAWSMLCPYDAADEDQSALRSVSRCHPLIHQDGQSVRNESYLSADEYVFDALSEPCDPHQELTYTSGDLSAIRSKVSQCATDAGVPEDRLPKLAVAVTEIATNSIRHGGGQGTLRTWAEHAAFLCEFRDAGYISDVMAGRTRPKADQMGGRGLWLAHQLCDLVEIRSTPDQGTTIRLHMDVPQ